The sequence TATTCGGTGGCCCAGCACAGATGGGAGCCTTATTTCTTACCCATACTTTCTGATGCCTGTAGAATTGCTATCATGTGGAAATTTGGGGGTATCTACTTAGACACAGACTTCATAGTCCTTAAGAACTTAAAGAACCTCACCAATGTGCTTGGAACCCAGTCCAAATATGTATTGAATGGGGCTTTTCTCTCCTTTGAAGCCAAACACAAGTTCATAGAGCTTTGCATGCAGGACTATGTGGATAATTACAACGGCTGGATCTGGGGGCACCAGGGCCCACAGCTTTTAACCCGTGTTTTCAAAAAATGGTGCTCCATCAGGAGTCTCCGGAGCAGTAAAAGCTGTAAAGGAGTCAGTACTCTTCCCAGAGAAGCCTTTTATCCCATCCGCTGGCAGGACTGGAAGAAGTACTTTGAAGTGGTCAGCTCTTCAGAGCTTCACAGACTCTTCAAGAACACCTATGCGGTGCATATTTGGAATAAAAAGAGTCAAGGAACAAGATTTGAGATCACCTCAAAAGCTTTGCTGGCTCAGCTGCATTCCCACTACTGCCCTTCAACATACGGGATAATGAAGAAGTATTTTTGAAAGGAATTGATTGACTCACCTGTCACCTAATTGAACAAAGGAAGTAGCCAAAACTGTTCAGCCTTCTGAGcaaaaatatacatttgaaaGTACTTATATCTCTGTGAACCATCAAGCACCAGGCAGTGTGATGTAGTGAAATTCAAAGATAAATGTAGGGCAGGGTGAATGTAGGTTGAACACAGGAGTTAACTAAAGACTGAGCAGTGCTTACCTcgttttccttcctttccttacgGTTGGGTCCCTTTACACTACTCTGGCTGTGTAAAGCGACCTTAAGACGGGAGTAAATGTTACAACACTCTGTCAGCATAAAGAGGTCTTAAAGTGAGAGTAAACGGTCTTTATTCTGCCAACAGGGCATAAAGAGGCCTTAGTATAAATGAAAAGCAGGACCCAGTTCACAAGAATCAGCCAGTGAACTCCCAAATATCTCCAAAGAAATAAAGTGAGGGAAGTAGAGGGAAGATGAATTGAGGAAGGAGTTAAAGGGAGGATCAGAAAAGGCAGCAAGGGAAGAGAATAAGTAAGATGAGAGAAGAAGGAaagggcagatttttttttaaaaaaaaacttttttttctttttccttactgCAGAAACCAGTGGCCGAAAGGAACTTCCACATGTTCCAGCTTTTATTTTACAAAGCTTTAATTGGACACTTCTGTGTTTACAAGGAGCCATGTGCTGTATAGTCCTTGCTCAGTTCTTAATGGGGCAAATTCCCATTGTCTCCAACGTGAGGTTTGACTGGGTAAGGAATTCAGGGTTTGTccgaaggtttttgtttttttttttttttttttttaaattaaaacttctAAGCAGCCATGGGACAAACTTTATTTTAGACTATGGTCAGAATTATGCTATGAAGAGGCAAGTGATGTGTCCAAATCATGTCCTTACTTTCTTCTGATTGGAGAGCTATAAAATGTCACTTCCTTTTATTGGAATGATCTGGGTTTATGTGTGTACAcccactgcagtatctgagcaactATTAATcattttattctcacaacaccacAGGAAGGCAGGGAAGTACCACtctcttattttacagatggagaactgagacagagagattaaggatgggagttagttgcctaaatatctctgaggatctgggcctaagctccttgcccaagatcacataggaaATACATGGTAGAACTGAGAGTTGAACCTAGATTTTTCTGAACCTCACTTTAGCACCAGAACTGAAAGGCCATGCTTCTTACGCTTTCAAATCTTCTGTGGCATTCTGCTGCTATTTCTGGCACAGAAAGTAGCCTGGAAGTGCAGGGGTCTTCTTTGATTCCCTGAATAAATGCTACTGAAAGCATGAGTGGCTCTCAGACTCTTCCTAACTGATGCGTGGGGCGGGGAAAGACAGTTTATGTTGTGGAAAAAGTTGTCTTTGCAGACTCCCAGCACGGGGATGAGCCCAAGGAGAGACCATGAAAGTTTTGGGACTTTTTATCTTGACAGGAAATTCCAGTTTTCATAAACTCAGTGTAAAATAAATGATGaattctgaatttcctttctTACACAACAGATTGTAGCTGTGTGCTGTTACTAATGGGGTCGTGTAAGCATTACAACATCAGTGAACTATCTGCTCTGTGTGAAGGCAGAGATGAGCTGCCAACAGACCTGTCAGGGGAAGCATAGCAGTGATGGAGGGCAATGAATGGGATGGCTTTTGCAACATTGGAGGTACTTGTCACTGAAAGGGTCAGGTAGAATAAAGTGGTGATATACTTTGGTGGAAAGGagggggaagcactgggtggaAGAGAGATTTTACTGCTCCATCTCCCAGCTTTCAAGCCTTCATCTGaagcttctgctgctgccaccacaggGCACCTCTCCTGTCCTtgattcaccaccctcccacCTGGCTGTCTCCGATCTTGAGACTGACTTTGCAAGAGACTGAACATCTCCtgtgaagtgaatgggagctgaAAAACTTAGTCTCAGAGGaggcattcagcaccttgcaggaatgGGCTCTTACTGGTTAAGTTAGATTCAACTGTAGCTTCCACAGTGGGGGGAAAACATGCTGCCTGCCTCTGTCTTGACCACCACGTCTTCCTGCTCTTTGATTCAGCTGTGAGTCTATAGCATGATTTGGAGCACAGCTGAACTGACAAAGAAGCATCAGTAGCTATAAGGGAGGCAGGTTGCCAGCTAACACATCAGTCTCCATGCACACGCACTCTAAAACAAGATGTATAGTAAGAGGGGTCACCCAGGGACACAGACATGTGGTGAGATGGGTTGTTATGGGCGAGTGGAGCATCATCCATCTCCTACCCTGTACTCCGTAAAGGAAACCATAgcactataaaatattttaaacacctTGTTTGAGCCTTAAACAGTTGGTTTTCTTATGAATAAAGATGGGCTCAAGCTATTAACTTCAGAGCTAAAAATAAGCTTGTCTGATGTTCAGGGACAGTGGCTGATTCAGTGCTCCATTTCATGAACATGACTAATGCTGAATCCTAATGGGATGGCATCATCTGGCACTTCTGGAAAACTGCTCTAAGTCATGATCCCACCAACACCGCTGACTGCTCTGGCTCTATCTGACCTTCAAGTCTGCAGCTGCTTCAGGGCTTTTTCTGTTTCTCAGCTCAAACACAAGCAAGCACGGATTTGCTCAGCTAAGCGAAGGAAATGTGTAAAACAAAAGACAGCCTGAAGCATAGTAGGACAAAATCTCTTTATTTCTTTCTCTCGGTTTACTTGCAACCACGCAAATAACAGAAACAGCAGAGCAAAAGAACCCTAACCTACTATGGAACTCATCCCCCTCCCTTCACAAGGCTGAGTAATCAGGTGTGGTTTATTTTCCCTCCAAACCTTAGGTCACATTCTTCATTTTACTCTCCTTCTGCTATATGTCCTACAGTCATTTTGGATCTTGTTGGTTTCCCCACAGTCCCCACCTGAGCACATCAAAATACAGAATAGACACTTTTCAAAACAAGTGTACTtaccaaaaaccaaaaatgtcAAAGAGCATAGGAACTGTGTTCCTACACAGACCATGGGTATCCTGTCTCCATCCACTGGAGCCAGTGTTGGCtatttcagaggaaggcaaactgTGTACCCATTGTAACTTTGCAACACTATAGGCTGGGGATCTTCCTGAATATCTGAGACATTAGCATTGGTAgcccttgaatttttttttcagcttaTGTCAGTGCAGCTGCTATTCCTGTCTATATAAATTGATAGAAATACAAGAAATTGCCAGGCTGGAAAAGATCCCTGGTCTGGGTAGTATGGTATCCTATTTCTGGTATTTCTCTTTTACTTGGCCTCAGTCCAGCTGAGCAATGAAATGTTAGCTGAGCCAGGGACAGCCTAATGGTAAAGGCATAACTTAATTTGGTCAGGCTGCATCAGAAAGAGTGCACTTCATTTAGTCACACTCTTTGCCTCTGAATTTCATGTAAAATATAGCACTGCTTATGTGAAAAAAGTGCCTTTTCATATAATGGCTGATTTCTCTGCAACTCATGACCTGTGTAAAGAGCTTTGCACTAATCCCATGTTCTCTCCACTACTGTAAATAGAATAGAGGTCAGTTGTTAAATTGGGAGGAAGTCCCTCTGTTCTAGTAGAACATGGGAAGTTGGGTCAGTTGTGTCCTGCCAGAGTAGCTTGCAGTATATTAGGAAAATTCTAAATTTAGGATTTGGGTGGAACATTGTTGATTTATGGCAGCTTAATATCAGGCTAAAGGAAGAGGCCGATCTAGTCTGCAGTGAAATGCTTAATAAAGGCCTTTGCAAATTAAGGCTCACGTGCCTTGAATATCTCCCTTCTGACTGCTGCCTTATTGGTCCTGATCATACATATAAAAGGGGTGCCCACTGGAATTCAGATGTTTCATTTGCCTGGTGTTTCCTTCTCCATTTTGAGAAAAATCAATACAGCATTTCTCTCTCATCCATGCACGAGGAAACAGACTTGAGCGTGTACTGGTTGTATTTGAGTCACTTGCCCCGATGGTCCCACCTCAAGGGTTAAATAGTagatctggtttaaaaaaaaaatggatagaACACTTTTCTGTCACAATGCAGTTTTGActaaatcaaaactttttgcaggaacggagagattttttttttgactaaATTTTGCAATGGGTAAAAGTCGAAACATTTTGTGTTCAGAgtaattttgatttttgtttggcttttggtATTCTATTAAAATACATGTATGTAATGATTTAATATGGTATAAAAGTCACAACAAAATGAATTGAAATGAcactttttgaaatgaaatgtttttacattgatgaaatatttcaaagctattgaaattaaatgtttagaTGGTtccatcttcatttttttttcctcttaattttTGGTTCACAGGAAATTacaaaattttggctttttgttctggtttggaacaattttttcttattttatttattttatttttttttggtcagactctcctgcagaatggaaattgTGGCTCCCAACGGGCTGTAATAAGCTGTAATGTTATCTGAAGcaccagccaaatgcagttcaacGCGGAAGAATCATTATCGAGAAGGGACAGGGGAAATTTGGttgtggtttaaaaaataaaaattaaaaaaaaattcaaaataatctggaagAGGTCCACTGTGACCTTTTGTTAATCAGATGAGCAAGCATCTATGTCTTTCCCTGAAGACTGTCAAAATGTAACTGGTGCTCCTGTTACTTAGCTTGCACTGAGATATGGAAACTGGTGGGGACTTTCTATAAGCTGTAGCCAGGACTTACACTGATGATCAAAGGTAAAGAGATGAACAGTTAACTGTGATCTTTTCTCACCTTTTTCACGGTGCTGTCTTTATGAGGCAACCTGGGTAAGGATTTTAGCTTCTAGGCAAAGGAAACTCCTGCAATATTGCAGCACCCCCTCGGTGAAAAAGAgctttaaaattgtttttgttttgtattttggcATGGATAGAGACCACAGGCATCATTTTTATTGCCAGAGGTGTCTTAAGTAGAAATCCtggcatattttaaaatcaagaattaGTGCTGCTGTTGTCTGGATTTATGCCATTTGATGCCTTTTCAGAGATGATCTCTTTTACGAAGAGGATTAAACCAAAGCAGCCTTTGGCCTTTTCCTACTGTTCAATGTTTatggggggggaaataaatgtaatttttacctttttatttcatgtttctacaaaaaaaattcattttgtttttcaagtgATTGTTGGAAACTTTATGTAATCTGCATTAGTTATTGTCAAGACAAGAAATTTTCATCTTATCACTAGAAACAACTTTGATTAAATTTAGCAGTGTTGAAATAGCATTAGGCTAGCTGAGtttaagcaatttttaaaatataaattacgGCCTGCAGGCTGGATGTGTAGACAGTTGGTAATGTCAGTGCAAAATATTCAGCTCCTGCTCTCTATCCAGGGTTATGGTGACCATACAAAATGACTATTTGGTAACCTATGTAAAATAAGCTTGGTGATCTTGGTCCAGAAAATGGACAGATGTCCACACCATAAAAATTGTGTTGCAATTTACACTACTCTTATCAGTGAGGTCAATAATCAAGGCCCTAAATTAGCATTGATATTTTACCACTGACCACCCTCTTAGTCTTAATTGTGGAAAGTTTGCTCTTCCATTGCCCTACCTATATttgtggacctgatccaaagcccgttgaagtcaaggggagtctttccagtgatttcaatgtTTTTTGAGTAAGGCAATGGATGAATAAAGGACCTTGTGCACCAGTACTGTCATTTTGATCATCAAACTGACTTATTTGCAAAATGAATAGCTCCCAGGTTTGTCCTGTATCTTGTTAAGGTTCAGATAGGCAATGAAATTGGCAGGTTTATAAACACCCAACCTTGCACCAATATACAAATACCTGATAACAATTTTTCAATTATTAAATACTAGCTCAGCTTTATTTCTGTAGCTTTGCAATGGCAGATTGTGTGATCTATTGTTCCCAGAAGTGTATCTGATGATAAAATCATTTCCAGTATGTTCAGATCATGTTAATAATGGCAAAGTGACTGTGACCGAATCATGAATGAAGGGAACAGATTTCACTTTTAATGTGCAAATATTAAAcatgtttaaatattaaattgtAATCTTCTTCTTTTAATTGTATGCAGcggtgttgtagctgtgtgagtcccaggatattagagagacaagatgaatGACggaatttcttttattggaccaacttctgtaggggAGAGAATGACAAGCTTTCAggtgacacagagctcttcctagACCTGAGgacaagctctgtgtagcttgaaagcttgcctctcttaccaacagaagttggtctagtaaaagatattacctcatctctttttctcttttaattgTTAACCCAATTTCAAGGAAGGGTGGGAAGCAGTGGATCATCTATGACTGCTGCTTGATTGAGGTCTTGTGGTTCTGACATTTTAGACAGTGACCTTTTTAACAAGGTGAAACTGCTGCCCACGGAGGACTGAGAAAATCCAGGTGAGAAAATATAATGGGAAACTATCCATATCACAAATTATGTTTAGTTTTATGATAGAGCTGTATCCCTTGTCAAATTAACCCCATATAAGCTTTAAAGGAAGACAAGATCATtggggagaagctaaatgaactCTTCACATCTTCTCCTCACTGCAGAAGATACAGGGGAGATACACACAGCAGAGCTATTCTTTTGGGATGACAgatagtgttgccaactttctaatggcataAAACCATACACCCCtgtccagcccccttccctgctccttccctgaggccctgcctctgtttactccatcccccctccctccatcacttgttctcccctaccctcactcactttcaccaggctggggcagggggttggggtgaaggagggtgagggctccagctgggggtgtgagctctgagGTTGGGCCAagaatgagaggtttggggtgcaggagggggctcagggctggggcagggggttggggatgtgtgtgggggggggagggatggggtccCAGTGGCACTTtctgtggctcccaggaagcggccaCCAGGCCCCCTAAGCACATGCACGGCCAGGGAAGTGCCGCATGCTGTCCTCGTACCCATgggcgccacccccgcagctcccattggtcgcagttcccagccaatgggagctgtgaagccagcactggggcagggacagtgcacataacctccctggccacccatgcagCCGCTTCTGAGAGCCATGCAGAGCTAGAGAAGGCaaggagcctgtcttagccctgggcccccactgcgctgctgacCGCACTTTTGATGGTCCAGTCGGCGGTGCcaactggagctgccagggtcccttttcgactggccattccggtcaaaaaccagacgaCTGGCAACCCTAGTGACAAATCTGAAGTATTGTGCCACATTGATGTGTCAGTAgtagaggttttagaacaaattgataaattcaaCAGTagtaaatcaccaggaccagatggtattcacccaagagttctgaaggacctcaaatatgaaattgcagagctaaTAATAGGAGTATATAACTTATTGCTGAAACGAACCTCTGTGgcagatgactggaaggta is a genomic window of Lepidochelys kempii isolate rLepKem1 chromosome 1, rLepKem1.hap2, whole genome shotgun sequence containing:
- the A4GALT gene encoding lactosylceramide 4-alpha-galactosyltransferase, producing MYKMPICVLQLSRVVMNHKLWAVFIITFKFMSFVSIMFYWRITEDTKSKSLLYGLPLEVKCPRSVPSPPPAVSGRPPPPPGDIFFVETSDRTNPSFLFMCSVESAARVHPETKIVILMKGLANRNFTLPKHWGFSLLSCFPNVEIRPLDLNDLFSGTPLADWYSVAQHRWEPYFLPILSDACRIAIMWKFGGIYLDTDFIVLKNLKNLTNVLGTQSKYVLNGAFLSFEAKHKFIELCMQDYVDNYNGWIWGHQGPQLLTRVFKKWCSIRSLRSSKSCKGVSTLPREAFYPIRWQDWKKYFEVVSSSELHRLFKNTYAVHIWNKKSQGTRFEITSKALLAQLHSHYCPSTYGIMKKYF